From Hoeflea sp. 108:
TCGCCTCGGCTGGCGCCAGCGCATGGGGCTTGGCGAAGAGAAGCTCGCCCAGCCGGCTCGTGACGGATGGTCGCTGATGTTGCCTGCGGTGATCGACCTGTTTCCAGATCGTCAGCTCAACCGCGATCTTTATGTCTGGCTTTCCGCCTACATGGCGCTCATGCCGCTCGATCCGGTCCTGGATGTGGACCCGCTGCTGCGCGACCTTGCGGTCTTGCGACGGGCCGAGGCGACGGTTGCAAGCGTGATGCAAGTCTTTCCGGGGTTGGGCCGCCGCTATCGACGACTGGCCGAGGCGACGCTCGCCGCGCGTCATCGCGGCCCATTGCCATCGGTCGAGGCGCATGTCGAGCGGAGGGTAACCAGCTTGCTCCGGCGGCACGCAGGCTTGCCCGACGACACCCTGGCGGCGATCTTTCCGCCCCGCGCTCCGGCGGGGTACCTGCCGATGCTGCCCACACCCTTGTGGCCAGACGCGCTGTTGCGGCCCGAGACCGCCTCCCGCCGCGACGAGGACGAACCGGCTACTGGAGGCCGAGATGCCGGCGGCGCCGAGATCGAGCGCCAGGTTGCGGTGCGCGAGAATCAGGAGGATCGCAAGGACGACCGCAGTCCGTTCATCCTCAACCGCTTCGAGAAGATCCTGGCGATGGCCGAGATGGTCAATGTCGATCGTCCCTCTGATGACAGTGACGATGATGCCAAGGCGGCCGAGGACCTCGACAATATGACGCTCGGCGAGCGCAAGGGACGCCCGGCATCACGATTCCGCTTCGACCTCGACCTGCCGCCGGAAGCGCTTGATCGGACGCCGCTAACGGCGGAACTGACCTATCCCGAATGGGATTTCCGGACCGGCACCTATCTGACCGGCCATTGTCGGGTGCTGGCCGCGCCTGCAGCGGAAACTGGAACGGTCGAGGAACCTGACCTCGAGATTCGGCGCATCATCCGCAAGGTACGCCGTCAGTTCGAGGTGCTGCGACCGCGACGTGAGATGCTGCGCGCTCAATTCGATGGCGCCGACCTTGATCTCGATGCTGTCGTACGCAGTCGTTGCGATCTGGCCGCCGGTGGCCAGGGCAGCGACTGCATCCACTTGATGAGTCGGCCGCAGGCGCATGATCTCGCCGTCACAATCCTGGTCGACGTGTCGCTCTCGACGGATGCCTGGTTCGACGATCGTCAGGTCCTCGACGTCGAGAAAGAGGCACTCCTGATCCTGGCCAATGGGCTCGCTGTCTGCGGCGACAACCATTCTATCCTTACCTTCACGTCGCGACGGCGTGACTGGGTCCGCGTGGAGACAGTCAAGGCCTTCGACGAACCTATGGGTGCTGCGGTCGAAGCTCGCATCGCCGCGCTGAAGCCGGGCTACTACACTCGGATCGGGGCCGCCGTCCGACATGCCAGCGCCGAGCTGGCCCGGCAGCCGAACCGCAAGAAGCTGCTTCTGGTGCTGACCGACGGCAAGCCCAACGATCTCGACCACTATGAGGGTCGCTTTGCACTGGAAGACAGCCGCCGCGCGGTGATGGAGGCAAGGCAGAGCGGCCTCAAGGTCTTTGGCGTGACGGTCGACCGGGAAGCGAAATCCTACATACCGACGTTGTTCGGCCACAATGGATTTGCGGTGGTCGGCAACATCGCGAAGCTGCCTGCGGCTCTTCCTTCTATCTACCGCAGCCTTGCAGGATAGGGGAACAAGGCTGCGGTGGCGAAAGGCCCGGCGCTCCCAC
This genomic window contains:
- a CDS encoding nitric oxide reductase activation protein NorD, producing MLDLLELEETVGRAWHRLIGHVQTWPRCPEHAVHLAAIQPMLAVCFRGFGGEGAIQIATLRGKTSGHRLGWRQRMGLGEEKLAQPARDGWSLMLPAVIDLFPDRQLNRDLYVWLSAYMALMPLDPVLDVDPLLRDLAVLRRAEATVASVMQVFPGLGRRYRRLAEATLAARHRGPLPSVEAHVERRVTSLLRRHAGLPDDTLAAIFPPRAPAGYLPMLPTPLWPDALLRPETASRRDEDEPATGGRDAGGAEIERQVAVRENQEDRKDDRSPFILNRFEKILAMAEMVNVDRPSDDSDDDAKAAEDLDNMTLGERKGRPASRFRFDLDLPPEALDRTPLTAELTYPEWDFRTGTYLTGHCRVLAAPAAETGTVEEPDLEIRRIIRKVRRQFEVLRPRREMLRAQFDGADLDLDAVVRSRCDLAAGGQGSDCIHLMSRPQAHDLAVTILVDVSLSTDAWFDDRQVLDVEKEALLILANGLAVCGDNHSILTFTSRRRDWVRVETVKAFDEPMGAAVEARIAALKPGYYTRIGAAVRHASAELARQPNRKKLLLVLTDGKPNDLDHYEGRFALEDSRRAVMEARQSGLKVFGVTVDREAKSYIPTLFGHNGFAVVGNIAKLPAALPSIYRSLAG